ACACGCTTTGGCAGAAATCATCGCAGATGAGGTACTGAACGCTGTCCGGCCCGATGTAGCCTTCGGTCGGAGTGTAGATCACCTCGTTCATGTCCACTTCAGCGGTTCCGTTCATTCCATCCGTGAGCACCGAAACGATGACCGAACCCGCAGTATCATTCTCCAGAACCGCGATGGTGATCGGTTCCACATTTTCGGTGGTTCCCGTGTCCAGCACCGCAATCGGGATGGCAGGAATGTTCACATCCACGAAAACGCTATCTGTGTTCGAACAACCGTTTGCGTCCGTTCCTACAACCGAATACCACGTTCCCGCCTGTGGGGCAACTGTGATACTGTCCGTAGTTTCGGTCGTGTTCCACGCGTAATCCGTTCCGCCCAGAGCCGTAATGGTGGTTTCGTCATTCAAGCAGACCACTTGATCCTCGCCAGCATCGATGTTCGGAAGTTCATTCACCGTGACCGTGATCGGCTGGCGACCGCTGAGATTGGTGCAGCCATCCGCACTTTCCGCAATGATGTAATAAGTGGTTGTTGCCGTTGGCGAAACCGTGAGCGGTGTCTGCCCAAGCAGCGTTCCGCCCGAAGCCGCATCATAAACGTTGTAGGTCACGTTTCCGCCCGAACCCGTGGCTGTGAGCATGGTCTCCTCGCCCACGCATATCTCCGCATCCGAAGCAGAAAGTGTCGGCTGCAGAGGCGCAGGACGCACGTAAATGTCGTGGCTCTCATCAGCCACACATGGGTTGCTTCCCACGGAATAGGTCAACGTCACCGAACCCGAAACGCCAGTTGGGTCGAAGCTGCTGCCCGACACGCCTGTTCCGCTCCACGTTCCACCTGCATCGCCAGTCACCAAGGCGTTCAGCGCAATGATGCCATCGCTTTCGCAGATGGTGTCTGGTCCAGCCCAAGCGGCCGAAACATTCTGAACCTGCACCGATTGCGTGCTCGTCTGCTGGCACTGGTTCTGCCCAACGGTGTACGTGATCGGAATCGTCTGTCCGTCAAGACCCGCTGGGTCGAACGTGCCTGCGTTGCTGTTCACGCTCGTTCCGCTCCACGCGCCACCTGTGGTTCCTGTCACCAGCGCGGTGAGATCGACAATTCCGTCCATCTCGCACACGATGCTCGGAGCGGTCCAAGATGCATCTACCTGCGGAAGTACGGTGATGTCGTAGGTCTGTGAATCATCGCAAGGCGAAGTTCCGACCGCGTAGGTCACCGAATACGTTCCGCTCAGACCGGTCGGGTCGAATGTACTTCCTGAAACGCCCGTGCCGCTCCACGTTCCGCCCGATGAACCCGTAACAAGCGCATTGAGGTTGATGGTGCCGCCACTTTCGCAGACCACACCAGGCGTTGTCCAATCAGCCGTGACCGTTGGCGTTACCGTGATGCTTTGGGCCGAAACCTCAGCACATGGACTTGTTCCGACAGAATAAGTAACCGTGATGGCACCCGACAGACCCGTTGGGTCGAAGATGTTGCCGGAAACTCCGCTGCCCGACCATGTTCCGCCCGCATCGCCCGTGATCAATGTGTTGAGGTCGATGACTCCGTTCGCTTCGCAGATGCTTCCCGGAGTTGTCCAACTCGGATCCACATCCGGTTCCACCTGGATGCTTTGCGTAGAGGTCGCTTCGCACGGACTGTTCCCGACCGTGTAAGTAATGTCGTGTGTTCCGTTTCCGGCCACGCTTGGGTCGAAGGTGCTTCCGGAAACACCCGTTCCGCTCCATGTTCCGCCCGTTGTTCCTGTGATCAACGTGTTCAGGTTGATGGTTCCAGCCGCCTCACAGACCACCGCTGGTGCGTTCCAACTCGCATCTGAAACAGGTTCCACCAGAATGTCCTGCGTCAGCGTTTCCTCGCAAGGCGAAGTTCCTACCGTGTAGGTGATCGGATGGCTGCCCGCTCCGGCCGTTGCAGGGTTGAAATTCGTTCCCGAAACGCCCGTTCCACTCCACGTTCCGCCAGCGGTTCCGGTTACCAGCGTGGTCAGGTCGACCACCGCGCCATCGGCACAAACGGTTGTGGTCGTCCATGCCGGATCCACATCGGCCAGAACCGTTATGTCGTGGTTCTCCGTTTCCTGACATGGGTTTGTACCAACTGTATATGTGACCGTAAATGTTCCAACACCCGATGTTGTCGGGTTGAACGTGCTTCCCGAAACGCCCGTGCCGCTCCATGTTCCACCGCTGTTTCCAGTAATAAGTGTGGTCAGATCGATATTACCGGCCGCCATACAGATGGATCCGGGCGAAGTCCAAGACGGATCGGGTTGCTCAACCACCGTAATGTCGTGCTGTTCCGTTTGCGTACAGGGCGATGCTCCGACCGAATACGTGATCGTGAACGTTCCCGCGCCCGAAGTTGTCGGATTGAAGGTGCTTCCCGAAACGCCCGTTCCGCTCCACGTTCCTCCTGTTGTTCCAGTGATCAACGTACTCAGGTTGATGTTACCGCCCGATTGACAGATGGTGCCGGGCGAGGTCCAAGATGGGTCGGATATTGGAATGACCGTGACCGTGACGGCCGTTCGCGTACTCGCGCAGAGCAGGTCATCCACCGCTTCCACATAATACGTGGTGGTGGTTGAAGGTGAGACCGAAAGTGGAGTTGTTCCCAGATCGTTGCCATTGGTGGCCGCATCATACACATGATAAGTGATGTTCGAACCAGACCCACTTCCTGTGATGGTGCTCGACTGCCCTTGACAGATCGAAGTTGGCGAAGCCGTGGCCGTTGGCGCAGTGGGCGGTGTACATGGAACATCGATACAGTCGATGACCAGAGTCGGTGTAAGCGTGCTGACCGAGGCGCTGTAATTCGAAGTGGTTCCTCCGTTGTAATATGCGGGAGAAGGCGTGGCCACAGCCGGACTGAACGACCGCAGCACCGCTCCGTAACTCGACTCATTGCAACCGCTCAACGCGGTTCCATCTGTTTTGATGAGGTGCCAATCCCACGAAGTGTTTCCGGTCATACCAGCGATGACGAAACCACCATCGC
This region of Flavobacteriales bacterium genomic DNA includes:
- a CDS encoding T9SS type B sorting domain-containing protein, with the protein product MTSKPLLGLMACLLFAASAWAQPNTFQISYDIGLLDLMGSVKQLPNDHYIVSGSGTSGLFPAGALMEVDDAGSVVWAKSYSYGFFSVSQFNDARRTSDGGFIAAGSGPNSGNQGLLMKTTSTGTVTWAKGYGGSASEYFNISRQTSDGGYIACGNTHSFGGKDSTNVYVVKTNSSGTMTWDRAVVLDPAHDLNHSANDIVEVAGDGFYCTGRISEINGSDTTADILLFKLNTSGVVQWVKSYGAIGDFEEGYSIELLPTNELLITGTTDASATGLDAGDFFMMKTDLSGNIVWSRAYNIGFQDISNNGYLMSDGNFVSVGWTIQNVFPLAISAYVVKANASTGAVMFAERYTVGIGNILGEGQETSDGGFVIAGMTGNTSWDWHLIKTDGTALSGCNESSYGAVLRSFSPAVATPSPAYYNGGTTSNYSASVSTLTPTLVIDCIDVPCTPPTAPTATASPTSICQGQSSTITGSGSGSNITYHVYDAATNGNDLGTTPLSVSPSTTTTYYVEAVDDLLCASTRTAVTVTVIPISDPSWTSPGTICQSGGNINLSTLITGTTGGTWSGTGVSGSTFNPTTSGAGTFTITYSVGASPCTQTEQHDITVVEQPDPSWTSPGSICMAAGNIDLTTLITGNSGGTWSGTGVSGSTFNPTTSGVGTFTVTYTVGTNPCQETENHDITVLADVDPAWTTTTVCADGAVVDLTTLVTGTAGGTWSGTGVSGTNFNPATAGAGSHPITYTVGTSPCEETLTQDILVEPVSDASWNAPAVVCEAAGTINLNTLITGTTGGTWSGTGVSGSTFDPSVAGNGTHDITYTVGNSPCEATSTQSIQVEPDVDPSWTTPGSICEANGVIDLNTLITGDAGGTWSGSGVSGNIFDPTGLSGAITVTYSVGTSPCAEVSAQSITVTPTVTADWTTPGVVCESGGTINLNALVTGSSGGTWSGTGVSGSTFDPTGLSGTYSVTYAVGTSPCDDSQTYDITVLPQVDASWTAPSIVCEMDGIVDLTALVTGTTGGAWSGTSVNSNAGTFDPAGLDGQTIPITYTVGQNQCQQTSTQSVQVQNVSAAWAGPDTICESDGIIALNALVTGDAGGTWSGTGVSGSSFDPTGVSGSVTLTYSVGSNPCVADESHDIYVRPAPLQPTLSASDAEICVGEETMLTATGSGGNVTYNVYDAASGGTLLGQTPLTVSPTATTTYYIIAESADGCTNLSGRQPITVTVNELPNIDAGEDQVVCLNDETTITALGGTDYAWNTTETTDSITVAPQAGTWYSVVGTDANGCSNTDSVFVDVNIPAIPIAVLDTGTTENVEPITIAVLENDTAGSVIVSVLTDGMNGTAEVDMNEVIYTPTEGYIGPDSVQYLICDDFCQSVCDSAWIYITVIDEIKLFIPSGFSPNGDGFNDTYEIVGLQKFPDHKLMIFNRWGDLVYEAAPYLNDWHGQTPNAKLRLAGSEVVNGTYFYIFYPYGTEEDIRRGTIELRRNQ